The following are encoded together in the Streptomyces tsukubensis genome:
- a CDS encoding SulP family inorganic anion transporter gives MQTSLSSLSARPSGPRRPAWLSPKVARVEVLAGLVVGLALIPEAISFSVIAGVDPEIGLYAACVMAMVIAFVGGRPAMISASTGAVSLVVAPVAREYGLGYLIATVIVAGIFQIALGSLGVATLMRYVPRSVMVGFVNALGILLFTAQIPNLHDVPWAVYPLVVAGLAMMVFFPRLTRAVPAPLVSIVILTVITVAAGVAVPTVGDKGRLPSSLPVPGLPDVPFSIHTLTVIAPYALAMALVGLMESLMTAQLVDDITGTPSNKARESIGQGIANIVTGFFGGMGGCAMIGQTMINVKNGARTRLSTFLAGFFLLILCIALGPVVSRIPMAALVAVMVLVAVGTFDWHSVKPATLKRMPAGETGVMVVTVVVVVATSNLSIGVVVGTLTAMAVFARRVARSADVTSVTAPDGGSVVHAVTGQLFFASSTDLITRFDYTGDPHHVVIDLTGAHIWDASSVAALDTIAAKYSDRGKTVEIIGLNEESARTHANLSGQLTGS, from the coding sequence TTGCAGACATCCCTCTCGTCCTTGTCCGCGCGTCCGAGCGGCCCCCGCCGTCCCGCGTGGCTCTCGCCCAAGGTCGCCCGGGTCGAGGTGCTGGCCGGTCTGGTCGTGGGCCTGGCACTGATCCCCGAGGCGATCTCCTTCTCCGTCATCGCCGGCGTCGACCCGGAGATCGGGCTGTACGCCGCGTGCGTCATGGCGATGGTCATCGCGTTCGTCGGCGGACGGCCGGCGATGATCTCCGCCTCCACCGGAGCGGTCTCCCTGGTGGTCGCGCCCGTCGCCCGCGAGTACGGCCTGGGCTATCTGATCGCGACCGTCATCGTGGCCGGGATCTTCCAGATAGCGCTGGGCTCGCTCGGGGTGGCCACGTTGATGCGGTACGTGCCGCGCTCGGTGATGGTCGGGTTCGTCAACGCCTTGGGCATCCTGCTGTTCACCGCCCAGATCCCCAACCTCCACGATGTGCCCTGGGCGGTCTATCCGCTGGTCGTCGCCGGTCTGGCGATGATGGTGTTCTTCCCGCGGCTGACCAGGGCGGTGCCCGCACCGCTGGTGTCCATCGTGATCCTCACCGTGATCACGGTGGCGGCCGGTGTCGCGGTGCCCACGGTCGGGGACAAGGGCAGGCTGCCCTCGTCCCTGCCGGTACCCGGCCTGCCCGACGTGCCGTTCAGCATCCACACCCTGACCGTCATCGCGCCCTACGCGCTGGCGATGGCGCTGGTCGGGCTGATGGAGTCGCTCATGACCGCGCAACTCGTGGACGACATCACCGGCACCCCGTCCAACAAGGCCCGTGAGTCCATCGGCCAGGGCATCGCCAACATCGTCACCGGCTTCTTCGGCGGCATGGGCGGCTGCGCGATGATCGGCCAGACCATGATCAACGTGAAGAACGGTGCCAGGACCCGGCTCTCGACGTTCCTGGCCGGGTTCTTCCTGCTGATCCTGTGCATCGCCCTCGGCCCTGTCGTGTCCAGGATCCCCATGGCCGCCCTGGTGGCCGTCATGGTGCTGGTCGCCGTCGGCACCTTCGACTGGCACTCCGTCAAGCCCGCGACCCTCAAGCGCATGCCGGCCGGTGAGACCGGCGTCATGGTCGTCACCGTCGTCGTCGTGGTCGCCACGAGCAACCTGTCCATCGGTGTCGTCGTCGGCACTCTCACCGCCATGGCTGTCTTCGCCCGCCGCGTCGCCCGCTCGGCCGACGTCACCTCCGTCACCGCGCCCGACGGCGGCAGCGTCGTCCACGCCGTCACCGGCCAGCTCTTCTTCGCCTCCTCCACCGACCTCATCACCCGGTTCGACTACACCGGCGACCCGCACCACGTCGTCATCGACCTCACTGGCGCCCACATCTGGGACGCCTCCTCAGTGGCCGCCCTCGACACGATCGCCGCCAAATACTCCGATCGTGGCAAGACCGTGGAGATCATCGGCCTCAACGAAGAGAGCGCGAGGACGCACGCCAACCTCAGCGGTCAACTCACCGGCAGCTGA
- a CDS encoding DUF6131 family protein, with translation MIVLGVILLIIGLLVGISLLTTIGGVLLVVGAVLWILGATGHAIGGRKHFF, from the coding sequence ATGATTGTCCTGGGAGTCATCCTGCTCATCATCGGCCTTCTGGTCGGTATCTCGCTCCTGACGACCATCGGTGGAGTCCTCCTCGTGGTCGGAGCGGTGCTGTGGATCCTCGGTGCGACCGGCCACGCGATCGGTGGGCGTAAGCACTTCTTCTGA
- a CDS encoding AraC-like ligand-binding domain-containing protein yields MRATFDSALMRPGDREETIRHAIWNSVVKVDIDHHVPPAGMDAKVGLAAIGCIAVCSVLCTGATVRRTPRLAREDEEPSVFLGLQLSGTSLVVQNGREALLKSGDFALYDTTAPYTLAFDSGVNQHFLRFPRAALALPERTLRDATAVTFGADDPVAALASTYFSRLAGSEELRHGPGASVTVAPSVELVRAVLASRMGDSYAGHGQALEESLAPRIMEYIRVHLRESDLSATRIAAAHAISVRRLYTLLSRSGISLGDWIRSQRLEGCGRELAAASAASRTVASVGRGWGFTDATHFSKVFKHAYGVTPGAWRDHHRRTPPA; encoded by the coding sequence ATGAGAGCCACGTTCGACAGTGCGCTGATGCGGCCGGGCGACAGGGAGGAGACCATCAGGCACGCGATCTGGAACTCGGTCGTGAAGGTCGACATAGACCACCATGTCCCGCCCGCGGGCATGGACGCCAAGGTCGGTCTGGCGGCCATCGGCTGCATCGCCGTCTGCTCGGTGCTGTGCACGGGCGCGACGGTACGGCGCACCCCGAGGTTGGCCCGCGAGGACGAGGAACCGTCCGTCTTCCTCGGGCTCCAACTGTCCGGCACCAGTCTGGTGGTGCAGAACGGGCGCGAGGCCCTGCTGAAGTCGGGGGACTTCGCGCTCTACGACACGACCGCCCCTTACACCCTCGCCTTCGATTCAGGCGTCAACCAGCACTTCCTGCGTTTCCCGCGCGCCGCTCTCGCCCTGCCCGAACGGACCTTGCGGGATGCCACAGCCGTGACCTTCGGTGCCGACGACCCTGTTGCCGCGCTCGCCTCCACCTACTTCTCGCGGCTGGCCGGAAGCGAGGAACTGCGCCATGGCCCCGGCGCCTCGGTGACCGTGGCGCCCAGCGTCGAGCTGGTCCGTGCCGTCCTCGCCTCCCGGATGGGCGACTCGTACGCGGGGCACGGGCAGGCACTCGAAGAGTCGCTCGCCCCGCGGATCATGGAATACATCCGCGTACACCTGCGGGAGAGCGATCTGTCGGCGACGAGGATCGCCGCGGCGCACGCCATCTCGGTACGGCGGCTCTACACCTTGCTCAGCCGGTCGGGTATCTCCCTGGGGGACTGGATCCGCTCCCAGCGGCTGGAGGGATGCGGACGGGAACTGGCCGCCGCGTCCGCGGCGTCCAGGACCGTCGCTTCGGTCGGCCGGGGCTGGGGCTTCACCGACGCGACCCACTTCAGCAAGGTGTTCAAACACGCCTACGGTGTCACCCCGGGCGCCTGGCGTGACCACCACCGCCGGACACCACCCGCCTGA
- a CDS encoding Gfo/Idh/MocA family protein, with protein sequence MTDTSVVSPASAADRAHTRDLRLGVIGLGLRAPLAQEAHHPGEGSAVVAVADTAPGMFGRAREWFGEDVHTYSGHREMLDAEELDAVFVITPDHTHEALAVELLEAGVAVFVEKPLAITTEGCDRVLEAARTGGARLYVGHNMRHMPVVRVMRDLIKRGEIGEVKAVWCRHFVGDGGDFYFKDWHADRRNTTSLLLQKGAHDLDVIHWLAGAYTERVTALGGLTVYGDIADRSGQAPGAVMPDWYDQENNWPPLSQTGLNPVVDVEDLSMMVMRLEGGIHASYQQCHYTPDYWRNYTVIGTEGRLENFGDHGETAEVRVWKRRSGYRADADLVVPMPSPGEGGHGGSDPMLVAEFLRFVRSGGATDTSPVAAREAVAAGVAATASLREDGRPVTVSRVAPDLAEYFAGGQS encoded by the coding sequence ATGACCGATACTTCCGTCGTCTCCCCCGCCTCGGCGGCCGACCGCGCACACACCCGCGACCTGCGGTTGGGCGTCATCGGCCTCGGCCTGCGCGCCCCACTCGCCCAGGAGGCCCACCACCCCGGCGAGGGCTCCGCGGTGGTGGCCGTCGCCGACACCGCGCCAGGCATGTTCGGCCGGGCACGTGAGTGGTTCGGGGAGGACGTCCACACGTACTCCGGCCACCGGGAGATGCTGGACGCCGAAGAGCTGGACGCGGTCTTCGTCATCACCCCCGACCACACCCACGAGGCCCTCGCGGTGGAGCTGCTGGAGGCGGGGGTCGCCGTCTTCGTGGAGAAGCCGCTCGCGATCACCACCGAGGGCTGCGACCGGGTCCTGGAGGCAGCGCGGACCGGCGGTGCCCGGCTGTACGTGGGCCACAACATGCGGCACATGCCGGTGGTGCGGGTCATGCGCGACCTCATCAAGCGCGGTGAGATCGGCGAGGTCAAGGCCGTGTGGTGCCGGCACTTCGTCGGCGACGGCGGAGACTTCTACTTCAAGGACTGGCACGCCGACCGGCGCAACACCACCAGCCTGCTTCTCCAGAAGGGCGCCCACGACCTGGACGTCATCCACTGGCTGGCCGGCGCCTATACGGAGCGGGTCACCGCGCTCGGTGGGCTGACGGTCTACGGCGACATCGCCGACCGCTCGGGGCAGGCGCCGGGCGCGGTCATGCCCGACTGGTACGACCAGGAGAACAACTGGCCCCCGCTCTCCCAGACCGGTCTCAACCCCGTCGTCGACGTCGAGGACCTGTCGATGATGGTCATGCGGCTCGAAGGCGGCATACACGCCAGCTACCAGCAGTGCCACTACACGCCCGACTACTGGCGCAACTACACGGTCATCGGCACCGAGGGACGGCTGGAGAACTTCGGCGACCACGGGGAGACCGCCGAGGTCCGGGTGTGGAAGCGCCGCAGTGGTTACCGCGCCGACGCCGACCTCGTCGTCCCGATGCCGTCGCCGGGCGAGGGCGGGCACGGGGGTTCCGACCCGATGCTGGTGGCCGAGTTCCTGCGCTTCGTACGCTCGGGCGGCGCGACGGACACCAGCCCGGTCGCGGCCCGCGAGGCCGTCGCCGCCGGCGTCGCGGCGACGGCGTCGCTGCGCGAGGACGGCCGCCCGGTCACCGTCTCCCGTGTCGCCCCCGACCTGGCCGAATATTTCGCGGGCGGCCAGAGCTGA
- a CDS encoding carbohydrate ABC transporter permease: protein MREATTDPQKPRRSRRGGREGRLWPAHVLLTLGAVITVFPLVWEVLTSFKSFGESVRVPPTILPAHWDWSNYSKVFDSIPFGQQFVNTFVMALLRTAAQILLCSMAAYAFARIRFPGRGLIFLGFLAVLMVPGQLFLLPQYQIMQDLGWLDSMQALVIPGMFSAFGTFLLRQFFMGLPEELEEAARLDGANPFTVFWRIALPLAKPGLLALGILTFLWSWNDLMWPLIVNTDPAKMPLSAGLASLQGAHLTEYPILMAGSLLATLPVIVVFVAMQRQFIQGIAFSGMKG from the coding sequence ATGCGTGAGGCGACGACGGATCCCCAAAAGCCCCGGCGCTCCCGGCGCGGAGGCCGTGAGGGCAGGCTGTGGCCCGCCCATGTCCTGCTGACACTGGGCGCGGTGATCACCGTGTTCCCGCTGGTGTGGGAGGTGCTGACCTCCTTCAAGAGCTTCGGCGAATCCGTGCGGGTGCCGCCGACGATCCTGCCCGCGCACTGGGACTGGTCGAACTACTCGAAGGTCTTCGACAGCATCCCGTTCGGGCAGCAGTTCGTGAACACCTTCGTGATGGCCTTGCTGCGCACCGCGGCCCAGATACTGCTGTGTTCCATGGCCGCCTACGCCTTCGCGCGCATCCGCTTCCCAGGACGCGGGCTCATCTTCCTCGGCTTCCTCGCGGTGCTGATGGTGCCCGGCCAGCTCTTCCTGCTGCCGCAGTACCAGATCATGCAGGACCTCGGCTGGCTTGACTCCATGCAGGCGCTGGTGATCCCCGGGATGTTCTCCGCCTTCGGCACCTTCCTGCTGCGGCAGTTCTTCATGGGCCTGCCCGAGGAGTTGGAGGAGGCGGCGCGGCTGGACGGCGCCAACCCCTTCACCGTCTTCTGGCGGATCGCCCTGCCGCTGGCCAAGCCCGGACTGCTCGCGCTGGGTATTCTCACGTTCCTGTGGTCCTGGAACGACCTGATGTGGCCGCTGATCGTCAACACCGACCCTGCCAAGATGCCTCTGTCGGCCGGGCTTGCGTCCCTCCAGGGCGCCCACCTGACCGAGTACCCGATCCTCATGGCCGGGTCTCTCCTCGCCACGCTCCCGGTGATCGTGGTGTTCGTCGCGATGCAGCGCCAGTTCATCCAGGGCATCGCTTTCTCCGGTATGAAGGGCTGA
- a CDS encoding carbohydrate ABC transporter permease: MSLDVRTKPAEPAQRARQDGLDQRELRRRERRFQHRDKWWGYVLIAPAGLGLAVFYLWPVVQTLYYSFTEWGAFGGTSWIGLSNYRTLVGDPEFWQSLGNTGIYTGLVLLGIPISMALAVLLNIKGLRGTGFYRTFYFLPVVTMPAAVAVVWRWLYNGDVGILNHALSTIGIDGTYWVSDPHTIRFAVAVVGVWMTVGYNMILLLAGLQSIPGDYYEAAALDGAGRVRQFFSVTLPLLSPTLFFTTVLSVIQSLQVFDLVYLIIGANTTNALQNPAFGEGQTVVMLFFQKAFFDNQRGYGAAIVCVLFVLIMALTAVQFRLQKRWVHYA, encoded by the coding sequence ATGAGCCTCGATGTGCGCACGAAACCCGCGGAACCGGCACAGCGCGCCCGGCAGGACGGCCTGGACCAGCGGGAGCTGCGCCGCCGCGAGCGCCGCTTCCAGCACCGGGACAAGTGGTGGGGCTATGTGCTGATCGCCCCCGCCGGGCTCGGCCTCGCGGTCTTCTACCTGTGGCCCGTGGTGCAGACGCTGTACTACAGCTTCACCGAGTGGGGTGCCTTCGGCGGAACCAGCTGGATCGGCCTCTCCAACTACCGGACGCTGGTGGGCGACCCGGAATTCTGGCAGTCGCTGGGCAATACCGGCATCTACACGGGACTCGTACTGCTGGGGATCCCGATCTCGATGGCGCTGGCGGTGCTGCTCAACATCAAGGGGCTGCGCGGCACCGGCTTCTACCGCACCTTCTACTTCCTGCCGGTGGTGACGATGCCCGCCGCGGTCGCGGTGGTCTGGCGCTGGCTCTACAACGGCGATGTGGGCATCCTCAACCACGCGCTGTCCACGATCGGCATCGACGGAACCTACTGGGTGTCCGATCCGCACACCATCCGCTTCGCGGTCGCCGTCGTCGGCGTATGGATGACCGTCGGCTACAACATGATCCTGCTGCTGGCCGGTCTCCAGAGCATCCCCGGCGACTACTACGAGGCGGCGGCGCTGGACGGGGCCGGACGCGTACGGCAGTTCTTCTCCGTCACCCTGCCGCTGCTGAGCCCCACCCTCTTCTTCACCACCGTGCTCTCGGTGATCCAGTCCCTTCAGGTCTTCGACCTGGTGTATCTGATCATCGGCGCCAACACGACGAACGCGCTCCAGAACCCGGCCTTCGGCGAGGGGCAGACCGTCGTGATGCTCTTCTTCCAGAAGGCGTTCTTCGACAACCAGCGTGGCTACGGCGCGGCGATCGTCTGTGTGCTGTTCGTCCTGATCATGGCGCTGACCGCCGTCCAGTTCCGGTTGCAGAAGAGGTGGGTCCACTATGCGTGA
- a CDS encoding ABC transporter substrate-binding protein, which yields MRRRSLLTAAAATTLAAAPLATGCGPSSPPPASSGGSSRRGHLTYGVWDVYQVPAMNRAAREFERTRPGVTIDVQLTPNGTYWTKLRTACTGGAAPDVFWMNGGNFGLYADAGQLLPLETEGSDAVLRPADFPADLVSLYRWKGTQYGVPKDFDTVALWYNKEIFDRAKVDYPDSSWSWQDLISNAQRLTDRKRGIYGVGAPARNQENYYNSIPQAGGWVISEDKKHSGFSDEHTREGLRLWIDLIHRYRASPSLQQMTDTDPTQMFQSGTLAMTYEASYNAATFYRDRELRAKVDVAPMPKGRHRASILHGLANVVYARTPHPELAREFVQFLGGEQASLLQGKYGTAIPARDGTAKPWAAGMPEFDLQVHLDALDYSVPYPSSTNTAAWQHKEQMWLAKAWSGDESLTGATDSLTDAMNQLLAQERKGRS from the coding sequence GTGCGCAGACGTTCCCTCCTCACGGCGGCCGCCGCCACGACGCTTGCGGCAGCCCCGCTCGCGACCGGCTGCGGCCCCTCCTCGCCGCCACCGGCCTCCTCCGGCGGCTCCTCCCGGCGAGGCCATCTCACCTACGGCGTCTGGGACGTCTACCAGGTGCCCGCCATGAATCGGGCGGCGCGGGAGTTCGAGCGCACCCGCCCCGGGGTGACGATCGACGTACAGCTCACCCCCAACGGGACGTACTGGACGAAACTACGCACCGCCTGTACCGGCGGCGCCGCACCGGACGTCTTCTGGATGAACGGGGGCAACTTCGGCCTCTACGCGGACGCCGGGCAGCTCCTCCCGCTGGAGACGGAGGGCTCCGACGCCGTGCTGCGACCGGCCGACTTCCCGGCCGACCTGGTATCCCTCTACCGCTGGAAGGGCACCCAGTACGGCGTCCCCAAGGACTTCGACACCGTGGCGCTCTGGTACAACAAGGAGATCTTCGACCGGGCCAAGGTCGACTATCCGGACTCCTCGTGGAGCTGGCAGGACCTGATCTCCAACGCCCAGCGGCTCACCGACCGCAAGCGCGGGATCTACGGTGTCGGGGCCCCTGCCCGTAACCAGGAGAACTACTACAACTCGATCCCGCAGGCCGGCGGCTGGGTCATATCCGAGGACAAGAAGCACTCCGGGTTCTCCGACGAGCACACCAGGGAGGGCCTGCGGCTCTGGATCGACCTGATCCACCGCTATCGTGCCTCGCCGTCCCTCCAGCAGATGACCGACACCGATCCCACCCAGATGTTCCAGTCGGGGACGCTGGCCATGACCTATGAGGCGTCCTACAACGCGGCGACCTTCTACCGCGACCGCGAACTACGGGCCAAGGTGGACGTCGCGCCGATGCCCAAGGGCCGCCACCGTGCCAGCATCCTGCACGGCCTCGCCAACGTCGTCTACGCCCGAACACCCCACCCCGAGCTGGCCAGGGAGTTCGTCCAGTTCCTCGGCGGGGAACAGGCCTCGCTGCTCCAGGGCAAGTACGGCACGGCCATCCCGGCGCGCGACGGCACCGCGAAACCATGGGCCGCGGGGATGCCGGAGTTCGACCTCCAGGTGCACCTGGACGCGCTCGACTACTCGGTGCCCTATCCCAGCTCGACCAACACCGCCGCCTGGCAGCACAAGGAGCAGATGTGGCTCGCCAAGGCGTGGAGCGGTGACGAGAGCCTCACAGGCGCCACCGACTCCCTGACCGACGCGATGAACCAGCTGCTCGCGCAGGAGAGGAAGGGACGGTCCTGA
- a CDS encoding isocitrate lyase/PEP mutase family protein has translation MRYGNALREDISAPGTTPLIGIYDMYSASVAAQHYDGFFVSGFGFAASHYGLPDIGFIAWPDMVAFVERLRLAFPGRHLLVDIDDGYVDPEVACHVVQRLARSGASGVILEDQKRPRRCGHADGKQVLPFEEYLEKLNMVLECRGDMLVVARTDAVEEDDILYRAAALAKTDADVVLVDGVRSVEWIRRIRDVIGDKPLLFNQIAGGKSPRLSLPELGELGVDVAIYSTPCLFAAHEAIDTALRGLKAADGRLPEAGEGRGIGVPESTRLLELNMSRHHDSPSSLGV, from the coding sequence ATGCGTTACGGAAACGCTCTGCGTGAGGACATCTCGGCGCCGGGCACCACACCGCTCATCGGCATCTACGACATGTACTCGGCGTCCGTCGCGGCGCAGCACTACGACGGTTTCTTCGTCTCCGGATTCGGCTTCGCAGCGTCGCACTACGGTCTGCCCGACATCGGCTTCATCGCCTGGCCCGACATGGTCGCCTTCGTGGAGCGGCTGCGGCTCGCCTTCCCCGGCAGACACCTCCTCGTCGACATCGACGACGGGTACGTGGACCCGGAGGTCGCCTGCCACGTCGTGCAGCGGCTGGCCAGGAGCGGCGCGTCCGGGGTGATTCTGGAGGACCAGAAGCGCCCCCGGCGCTGCGGCCACGCCGACGGCAAGCAGGTCCTGCCGTTCGAGGAGTACTTGGAGAAGCTCAACATGGTGCTCGAATGCCGCGGCGACATGCTCGTCGTGGCCCGGACGGACGCGGTCGAGGAGGACGACATCCTGTACCGCGCCGCCGCGCTGGCCAAGACCGACGCCGACGTGGTGCTCGTCGACGGCGTGCGCAGCGTGGAGTGGATCCGCCGCATCCGTGACGTGATCGGTGACAAGCCCCTGCTGTTCAACCAGATCGCGGGAGGCAAATCCCCCCGCCTGTCCCTGCCGGAGCTCGGGGAACTCGGGGTGGACGTGGCCATCTACTCCACCCCCTGCCTCTTCGCCGCCCACGAGGCCATCGACACCGCGCTTCGCGGACTGAAGGCCGCCGACGGCAGGCTCCCCGAGGCCGGGGAGGGGCGGGGCATCGGTGTTCCCGAGTCGACGCGCCTGCTCGAACTCAACATGAGCCGCCACCACGACTCCCCGTCGTCCCTGGGCGTCTGA